The Culex quinquefasciatus strain JHB chromosome 2, VPISU_Cqui_1.0_pri_paternal, whole genome shotgun sequence genome contains the following window.
AAATTATAAccttatttttgtgattttgtagaCATAACATTAGGGACTAAATCCTTAATTATATCCATAGTTTCCGTAGCTTTGAAGATCCTAAAATGCGTATAATAAACCTGGGTGCAGTTTTGTATCGaaatttggaataattttagcgtgacgtgctttatggatgaagcccatTTACTGAAGCCTCtgcaagaaaaacaaaaaggaAAAGAAAGGTTTTCTGAGTGTAACCTAATAAACGACATAGatctaggtttttttttctcaaaatttattttccctaaaagagcactaaGCTAGCAAATATAGATCTCAGCTGAAAGGTTCTCAAAATATCTGAATGGCAAATGTATCATCCTGGAATAGAACTGCTaagttctaataaaaacaccaattgaaaaaaaaacaataaacgcTGAATATTAAAATCCCTTTCtttcaaatttgaagatttgaagttttgaagatttgaagatttgaagatttgaagatttgaagatttgaagatttgaagatttgaagatttgtagatttgaagatttgaagatttgaagatttgaagatttgaagatttgaagatttgaagatttgaagatttgaaaatttgaagatttgaagatttgaagatttgaagatttgaggatttgaagatttgaaaatttgaagatttgaagatttgaagatttgaagatttgaagatttgaagatttgaagatttgaagatttgaagatttgaagatttgaagatttgaagatttgaagatttgaagatttgaagatttgaagatttgaagatttgaagatttgaagatttgaagatttgaagatttgaagatttgaagatttgaagatttgaagatttgaagatttgaagatttgaagatttgaagatttgatgatttgaaaatttgaaaattaaaaaatttgaaaatctgaaaatgaaaataaattaaaattgaatgctTTACAATTTGAAAACCTAAcaatctgaaattttaaaaaaattaagattatcaatttaatgtttgaagttttcaagatttaaaaTTGGAAGTTTCAAAGGTTTTAAATTGGAAATTTCCAAGAGTGAAAACCAGAAAACAGTGccgtttttcaatttatttgtgCTGTAAAATTGCTTATTCCATTTTACATCGACCaggattttaagattttgtaaaaatcacttttttcaaaaaatcttaatgatatttttaagcaaaattttatcttatttatgattttttcgaaaaaaaaaatttcggagGTGGTCTACAGGTAAAAAAGTCacgttatcaacaaaaaaaacagtttctgatcactttttttcgtttcaatgcaaaaaaaaaaaaaatttcgatggatcaactatgctgcccatgatcgcataaatgtcccatatgtattttcatcgattttgagttattgatgcagtttggttcaaaatcgtgtgctctttcagaaaagcatataacttccagtactttgttctagaaattaggaggaaatccagttttttcacgaaaacttaacccgtagccttatgtgtgggacaaacttaaaatgcgtttttctcagcttgctgtttttgcatattggacatttatgcgaacatgggcagtatggtcctcttggaacgagctgtcctTTTCTGTCATGAAAGGCctcgaagttattttttttaattgatttaaaaatccttttcaaatcctttccggacgtacaaagggtcattttactcagaaaaataagatttatcgctgtgaacaataatatcacaaatttaaccTTAATTTTAGGACTCAATTACTTTACTTTGTTTATGATAAATTCGTTGACAACTTAATTTaccctttttttaaataaatatatccttattgaacattcttataacaataacatttcattaacattttaaatggtattgctaaatgctcttcatcttcgttgtacttttcgttttattattagttGTTCAGTGAAcaatcatttatttacttcaaattgttatttatttttgcactAACGGAAtatatttgggtaaaaaagaaaaaaacactttaacagctaatcctaacttaaaactaaaaagctaaattaatttattttttacatttgaaaacattggataATCAAACTTTGGAAAATGAATGGAATATTCGACGGAAATGGGTGGAATTTCAAGCTTAAATCGTCACTAACTAACTTAAATCATGATATATcaaaatgaaactttcaggagagataggaaaaaaatactacatttaatatttttgtctataataataatttttgagaCTTTATACATTTATGAAACCTCTTAAATTAaagttacttttcaaaaaatatttctcttGCGCTTGTTTCACATATTTGTTTGGCTGTATGGATGCGATCGTTGAACAGTTCATTGAAAGACCCTTCTAAGTTAGAAGTTCTAACTAGTCTGAATGTTTTAAACTGTGACATTCCTTTCTAAATGTGATTAATTTAGGAAATATCTTGTAAAACAAACTTGTCATGACTCAGCTATTTAAAATAGTGTTAAATTCAATTGCTTAGCAAATTGCGTTCAATATTTCTTTTATAAAAATCACAAACCGCtgataaattcattgaaatattccttTTGAAGCAATCGCTCACACCCCGCCATTCAAGTGGAAAATTTTCACGTCAGTCTCACCCAACGAGCCCAGCACGATGGACACCATCCAGTGGGGATCCCTTCCGGAGGAACTGCAAGTCATGCCGTTCAAGATTCTGTTCGAACCAAGATCACGATTTGAACTGCCGAGATTTGCATCCGATACATGCCTGGTTTTCCGAGGCGTTTGACGAGAAGTTAAGTTGTTGAGGAATCCAAGAATCAGTGCTTGTTTCTGCGTTTATGGCCCGTTTGCGTACTGCTTGCCGGCGGTTTTGATCTGGAGATTTTGGAACAGTTTTGAGCCTTGAGCTTGAAGTTaactgaattgatttttttggaaaacgtcTGTTtacacaaatttgatttttgcagcTTCTACGGTCTACAAATTCGTACAAATTTCACTCACTATCACATTTTTGTGGGTTTGTCAATGGTTGCGTACAGTTTCTGTGGATTTATGTCACTAATCAAAATTGCCACGATGTGTTTTATGTTCAAGTACAATTCCCTGTGCTATCGACTGGTCGCGGAGAAGATTAGGAAGCTGCCACAGCCAACAGATGATGGGTCGACGAAGGTTAACATCGGAGATTTGAAAAAGCTTGTTGAGGTGCATCGAAAAGCTTACAAGTGaggaatttgtatgattttttatggtAAAAACGATTAACACAATTGATTTCAGTGTTACAATATTGATAGAAGACATTTGTCAAGTACCGTTGGCTTTGGAATTCTTGACCTGTGTAATATTCTGGTGTTTGAGCATGATTTACATTTCAAAGGTGATTGATtttaaacaatcaaatttcaatccattaattcttttttgaaattttcagaaaatcgaCTTCAACCTAATCAACGTGATGATCATATTTTGTCTGTCTCTGATTGAGACGTTTGGCTGCTCCTTTCTGGGATCGGAGTTGGCCGAGGAAGCCGAGGCAGTTGGCAAGGCCATCTACGATCTGCCGTGGTACGAGCACTCGGTTGAGTTGCAACGCTTCTACCGGCTGATCATTCAACGTACGCAACGGCCTACTGGGATCACAGGGGTGAAGCTTTTCGTCGTTCAACGGACCACGTTTGCTAGTGTAGATGAATATTTTACGACTTGAGGGGGAGCATGAGTTGcaactttttcttttaattacAGGTGATTCAAATGTCTTACTCATACTACCTCGTTCTGCAGGATGTTTTGAATAACTTCTAAGAAAAGCAGAAGAAATCCTGAAGAATTGTTCTTTTGCACCACAATCACAGTGTTGTTCAAGCTTAATCACAAATTCCTGTCACAGCAGTTCAATACAACCAGTTTGATCCAGAACTTTCCCAAATCGTTTCTTTCAGCAACCGTTCATCACTAGAAATCCCATCAATTCAAACGGTTTGGATCAGTTTACCGCAACCAAACAACAACCGCACACTCTTGACATCGGTTCCAACGGTTTCGCTCCCCAGCTCCGAAAGGAGCAACTTTTTTCCTGCAACAGTCCACGAGAGCAGAATTCTAATATTCCCCCAGAGCGGCACACATAGCTCAGTTTTGGGGCGTAAAACCACAAGAATGCCTTCGCCGACCAACCGAAGGGACCTTTCGTCATCGGAAAGCAATGAGCTTTTCCGAGACGAGAGACGAAAGTGAAACCTGACAATGGCagaattttccctttttttcccTCTCCCCAAAAACGAGATCAACGAAATTTTCCTTTCTCTCCTTTCGGCCAATgcgaaataaaactttttttttcgttaagggCAATTTCGGGAATGGATAACAATTTTTCCCCCCCGGAAACAGTTTATTCTTTACCCATGGCTATCAGTGAAGCCGTTCACGAGGAGGAAATCTCACGCACGATAAACGAATGGATATTGCGTGAGCGGCTGTTGGCTGCATCTGTGGATTCTTCCCCCCTTCTTTTCCACCAAATTTGTTCGTGAAAATGTGCTAAACTTATGGGTATCATAAAgcaaaattgtggaaaaattgcCCTCTCGGTGAGCATTTGTAACggaaaaatgaaaagtaatcaCCGATTCCAGTGAAAGTAATTCATGAGAATGACgtggtttatttttaaaagtaacaACAGCTTCATGAGTTTTCTACAAATTgttcaattataaaatttataaattccaaGCTATTAAAAACTAGTTGAAAAAACATCATTAAATTCTATGTTAGTCATTTACATAACCAAcacaaattattttattataatttgtaACAAAGGAAATCATATCACTTAGTTATATTAGGATGTTTGTTATCAAATTCCCAATTGAAGTAGTTTTACAATTTGTTAAGCACATCTCTAAGAACCAAATAGTACGAGTAGGACATTTGGACCAcctaaaaaataattgcaatcaAATCATAGCCAGAACCATTAAAACACTCAAACTTTACACTAGCAAAAGTAGTTAGCtgaacgatgaaaaattttgcCCCCGTAATCCCAGTAGGCCGCTGGGTACGTTGAATCATCAGCCTGTAGAAACGTTGCAACTCAACCGAGTGCTCGTACCACGGCAGATCGTAGATGGCCTTGCCAACTGCTTCAGCCTCCTCGGCCAGCTCCGTTCCCAGGTACGAATATCCAAAGGTTTGAACCAAAGTCAGCAGAAATATAATCATCACGTTGAGCAAGTTTGGGTCCAATTTCTACGAGAAGAAAAGTTGATCAAATAACCAAACAAAACTAAGAAGGGTTGTAACCTTTGACAGATAAAACATGTTCAGGCTCCAAAATATCACACAAAAGAGCGTGTCCATCGCAACCGGAACGTGACAAATTTCTTCAATCAAATTTAGAATTCTGAAAAACAGACAAACTCAGACTCGGACTAACTATAGAAtctgaaattaggaaattcgaaataaattgaaaagaaGTTAGTTTAATAAATTGCCTACTCTTGCTCCATAGGCAACTCTAAAATGATAGGTTCACAGCTGCTCCAAAAACGCCAATGACTAATCACAACTGCTGGCAGGCAGTAAGCAATCGATCCGTATCCGCAGtagaacattaaaaatttgaaaacttttttgattttcaaattttgtttcagGATCATTTCGTAGCAGACATTGGAGTCTTCCCCGAAAGCAACTGGAATGTAATGCATAGTAAgaatcactcaaaaaaaaacgttacttaatccacctttaggtggttggtgccttccttccATTCATAAAAGTGAATACcctacacagcctcaaaaaagtgtaaaaataacacttatttttatcaaaatatctgagatccggcctataaAAAGTGTAtacaaaacactaaagtacttataacttttgatatggttgtcTGATCCTCAATCTCTTGGGcttattgaaaaggtcttttgattgcctatccaacgatggatcgcatgatagatccggacagctttttcatcaaaatatttgagatccggccacaaaaaagtttataaataacacttaagtgctcataacttttgatggggttgtcagatcttcaatcttttgaatgcattggaaaggtctttcaaatacctttctaacaatatgtagcatgacggggtttcttacaaaaaccaccctttttacaatcttcagaagtttagctaaaatcgtttttttagcataacttttgaagtacttttctaaacttcataatattaactagggtcttgtgggaccccaagatggatcgaatgagaccaaaacagtccaaatcggttaagccagtccggagataatcgtgtgcatatttttcggtgcacggactcacatccagacacacacacagacatttgttcagaatttgattctgagtcgataggtatacgtgaaggtgggtctacgaggtcgaataaagaagttcatttttcgagtgattttatagcctttcctcattgaggtgaggaaggcaaaaaataccACATTCAATATTCACCTTCATCAAAAAATTCGTTCAACCCTTGAATGACCTGTTCAAAGGTATTCCTCTTCGCCGCGAGGACACCCAACGTTACCAAGTTGGACAACTCAAAGATAAACTCGGCGATGCCCTTGCAAATCTGCGTCGCATCACTACTTCCAACTCCCAAAACTGCCTTCGGGAACATGATCACCATTACGACGTAAGTGAATGCAAGCAAAAATCGGTACAATTTGCCCCGATTGCCCCACAAGCCAATCAACTCCAAGATTCGTAGGTTGAAGGGCATAACCTGAAGTTCTTCAGCGATGGCGACCATTTTGTGGGGCTGGTTAGTCTGTGACTGAGCCAGCTATCGACGAAAGAACTAtgacttaaaattttacttgaagAAAACCTTTGATAACAGCTGCAAGCTTGGAAAAATCCCATTTTGAAATGAATAGTGTTGTATTTCTGTTCCCATGACAACCataatggagttttttttttcaataggaatgaatgctaaaaaatgaaaacaaaatgaatgctaaaaaattgttttgagcaAATAAAATGTCATCAATAATAAAAACTTCAAGAAAGTATAGAACAGTtcgaaataactttatttaataAATTCGGTTTAAACTACATTAAATTCATATATCCACAACACTTTATCATCATTTACGTTACTACAATTTGTTGAGAACATCTTTAAGCACCAAATAGTAAGAGTAGGACATTTGAACGACCTGTAAACAGTCAAAAATTAGAAACACACCTCCGTCAAACACCGAATATCTTACAGAAGCAAAAGTAGTCCGttgaacgatgaaaaacgtt
Protein-coding sequences here:
- the LOC6035727 gene encoding odorant receptor 67a — encoded protein: MDTIQWGSLPEELQVMPFKILFYGLQIRTNFTHYHIFVGLSMVAYSFCGFMSLIKIATMCFMFKYNSLCYRLVAEKIRKLPQPTDDGSTKVNIGDLKKLVEVHRKAYNVTILIEDICQVPLALEFLTCVIFWCLSMIYISKKIDFNLINVMIIFCLSLIETFGCSFLGSELAEEAEAVGKAIYDLPWYEHSVELQRFYRLIIQRTQRPTGITGVKLFVVQRTTFASVIQMSYSYYLVLQDVLNNF
- the LOC6035728 gene encoding odorant receptor coreceptor, whose amino-acid sequence is MDTLFCVIFWSLNMFYLSKKLDPNLLNVMIIFLLTLVQTFGYSYLGTELAEEAEAVGKAIYDLPWYEHSVELQRFYRLMIQRTQRPTGITGAKFFIVQLTTFASVVQMSYSYYLVLRDVLNKL
- the LOC119766505 gene encoding uncharacterized protein LOC119766505, giving the protein MVAIAEELQVMPFNLRILELIGLWGNRGKLYRFLLAFTYVVMVIMFPKAVLGVGSSDATQICKGIAEFIFELSNLVTLGVLAAKRNTFEQVIQGLNEFFDEVAFGEDSNVCYEMILKQNLKIKKVFKFLMFYCGYGSIAYCLPAVVISHWRFWSSCEPIILELPMEQE